The Haloplanus sp. CK5-1 genome contains a region encoding:
- a CDS encoding transcription antitermination protein — translation MDGTTLVDRLTDDLETELSRLGSSKWLYALTAGEMNGDAVLSAAATDAAAAAERFEAWADDGDDAVLFETLATTAADRAETVAADSDDDPAAERTYAALAGFDDPVERLGGALGHSLVLDRTVGQMVGFFVGDADPSTAGTFRDLRDGIDADRDRIVDALDENCDGDDWDRAETAARTVIDAAYDDYVEILESMGIKPKNVC, via the coding sequence ATGGACGGCACGACGCTCGTCGATAGGCTGACCGACGACCTGGAAACCGAACTCTCTCGACTCGGCTCCTCGAAGTGGCTGTACGCACTGACCGCCGGCGAGATGAACGGGGACGCGGTCCTGTCCGCGGCGGCGACGGACGCGGCGGCCGCGGCCGAGCGGTTCGAGGCGTGGGCAGACGACGGCGACGACGCGGTCCTGTTCGAAACGCTCGCGACGACCGCGGCCGACCGCGCCGAAACCGTCGCCGCCGACTCGGACGACGACCCCGCCGCCGAACGGACGTACGCGGCGCTCGCCGGGTTCGACGACCCCGTGGAGCGACTGGGCGGCGCGCTCGGCCACTCGCTCGTCCTCGACCGGACAGTCGGGCAGATGGTCGGCTTCTTCGTCGGCGACGCCGACCCCTCGACCGCCGGCACCTTCCGCGACCTCCGCGACGGGATCGACGCCGACCGCGACCGGATCGTCGACGCCCTCGACGAGAACTGCGACGGCGACGACTGGGACCGTGCGGAGACCGCCGCCCGGACGGTTATCGACGCGGCGTACGACGACTACGTCGAGATCCTCGAGTCGATGGGGATCAAGCCGAAGAACGTCTGCTGA
- a CDS encoding DUF7553 family protein produces MTVSELERASDELDAAAELADGDASERLATQADHLAELAETGADHGRLARHENTLRELEADAGDDVAARIDAAMDSITAYRETIEGV; encoded by the coding sequence ATGACGGTATCCGAACTCGAACGAGCCAGTGACGAACTGGACGCCGCAGCAGAACTGGCAGACGGTGACGCCAGCGAGCGACTGGCGACGCAGGCCGACCACTTGGCGGAGTTGGCCGAGACCGGCGCGGACCACGGCCGCCTCGCCCGCCACGAGAACACCCTCCGCGAGCTCGAGGCGGACGCGGGCGACGACGTGGCCGCGCGGATCGACGCCGCGATGGATTCGATCACCGCCTACCGCGAGACCATCGAAGGCGTCTGA
- a CDS encoding alpha/beta hydrolase: MPTYQEWTDAQETASVVVDGHDLDVAYRDEGSGDPVVFLHGIPTNSYLWRDVIPPIEAERRVVVPDMLGYGNSAMQDGFDRSLRAQERMIDGLLAQLGVGTVSLVGHDLGGGVFLRYAAHNPDAVEQLVLSNAVAYDSWPIQRITDLGLPETARETTPEELGALLDDLFRETLYEDGASEEFLEGMTEPWNSETGVTSLVRNASATNTNHTTEVDPTAITAETLLLWGANDEFQAIEWAERLYEDIDGSELMGVDEASHWVMADRPEAYRDRLTEFLC, translated from the coding sequence ATGCCGACGTATCAGGAGTGGACCGACGCACAGGAGACGGCGAGCGTCGTCGTCGACGGCCACGACCTCGACGTTGCGTACCGCGACGAAGGGAGCGGTGATCCGGTCGTCTTCCTCCACGGTATTCCGACGAACTCGTACCTGTGGCGGGACGTGATCCCGCCCATCGAAGCCGAACGTCGGGTCGTCGTCCCCGACATGTTGGGGTACGGCAACTCGGCGATGCAGGACGGGTTCGACCGCTCGCTCCGCGCTCAGGAGAGGATGATCGACGGCTTGCTGGCCCAACTGGGCGTCGGGACCGTCTCGCTCGTGGGACACGACCTGGGCGGCGGGGTGTTCCTGCGCTACGCGGCGCACAACCCGGACGCGGTCGAGCAACTCGTCCTGTCGAACGCAGTCGCGTACGATTCGTGGCCGATCCAACGCATCACCGACCTCGGCCTCCCCGAGACGGCCCGCGAGACGACCCCCGAGGAACTCGGGGCACTCCTCGACGACCTGTTCCGCGAGACGCTCTACGAGGACGGCGCGAGCGAGGAGTTCCTCGAAGGCATGACGGAGCCGTGGAACTCCGAGACGGGCGTCACCTCGCTCGTGCGGAACGCGAGCGCGACGAACACGAACCACACGACCGAGGTCGATCCGACCGCGATCACCGCGGAGACGCTCCTCCTGTGGGGTGCGAACGACGAGTTCCAGGCGATCGAGTGGGCCGAGCGACTCTACGAGGATATCGACGGCTCCGAACTGATGGGGGTGGACGAGGCCAGCCACTGGGTGATGGCGGACCGACCCGAGGCCTACCGCGACCGACTGACCGAGTTCCTGTGTTGA